In the genome of Carya illinoinensis cultivar Pawnee chromosome 13, C.illinoinensisPawnee_v1, whole genome shotgun sequence, the window AAATAGTTTGACAACCTCTCTGCGCATGACGACTCCCCAGGAGCAAGACATCTTCTTGATCAACctcttaattatttaaaaattcttcCATGAGTTATGCGAGGTTACAAGAGACTGTATAATCACCAGCATAATTAACTTCATTTTGAATCATCGTCGTGGACCGAGAATATATAACTCTTTCTTCTGTTCCTTTTACTGTGCGAAGTTATGCATTAACAGAAATATGGCAACCAATTCCAAACAGTGGGTATCCTCACCAACCAACCCACCAAAAGAGGAATCTGTTATATGATAATGACGGATAAATGACTCCACCTAGAAAAGGAGATAAGGTAATAGCCATAAGAGCACTAGAAACCAAACATAACGTGAAAGATATTGAACATATTTACTGATCATCAAAGGCCGCCTTATTCAAAGTCAAAAGGCCGGTGTTGAGCAGCCTGCACTGATGCAGTCCGGCCGTCCTTTGTACCGACCAAAAAGTGAGAATATTCGTCTAGAGTCGGTTATTCACTTGGTTTGGTTTCGTAACAGTAGCGCGCAGTCCGGCCGGCAGTCCCTTTACCTAGTAAGAATTTTGGATCACCGCCACTTCCTTCCTAATAGCATTTataattatcttttaaattttatatctttgaaaaaaACGCATACATCTcattctttatcattttttaattctattaaaataatttttttattctttctttcttattatttttactacTTTATATCTACATCTTTCACTActttctataaaatatttataaaaagagatTTAGGGGATGGATAGTAGCTCCTTAAATATAGAAAGTCACTGTTCACATTCtaagttttttttcttaaaatggaGAATCAAATGGAGCATATATTTGGAGAAAACAGAGCCCGGATTGgttattaaaaactaaaaatctcatctcatcttattattacaactttttcaaatcttcatacagaatataataaacaatttaactttttcaaatcccaatacaaaactaatattaaaaaattatattataataatattttatttattactatttaaaacatcttatctcatctcatctgtataactaAACGGGCCTAAATGTAAACCCTATTATTTaggaaaattgatattttagaaAATGGAATGGAAATGCTCTAAgtaccaaaaaaacaaaacgtcCTTATATTGTAAAACTATCGATGGCTATGATCTTCTTATAGCTAGTGTATTCAAATCCTTTCATACCTCGATTGCTAATGAATCATAGCTAATATAACTTTCATTGTCATCACGACGTTGCGATGGGAAGATTTTGATGATATGGACAATGCTAGAGCCACCTAGAAATTTAACCCACCAAGCGATTGtatatggacaatattttttttgttttgtttctttttttaaagcatttagaaaaatacaagaaaataaacaaacacaaatctttaaaaaatgataggTACATGATTTTGTCAATGTacctatcattttccatattaCTACAATCATATTAAGATCATGATgtgatatttaaaattataatcttaaaaaataaccTAATAATTTATAGACAgtcacatatatattaatataatatgatacgtaatagtgaaatgaaattaagtatatataatattataagatatgACTCAAAGTTAAAAGATATTAATACatcatcaaatatataataacattaattaaataatgtgCATTggtccctttctttttctccatctcACGTACTTCTTTGGATCCCACAATTTTCTCATGTAATAATAACTGCAAAAGTGACGGTTGATTTCCCTAGCTATCTATCTGAACAAAAGAAAGGACCAAACGGTCACGAAAATAGTAGCCCCGGCAAGAAGACAAGCCATGTCCATCgccttctctcttctcttctttctctcactCCTCTCTTTCTTCATCTCCAAATACTCTTCGAACCTCTCTTTCCCTTCCCCTTTTCTCGTCTCCTTCTTTCTCGTCCCACATTCCATGGCTGCCTTCAGAACTACCAAACTCTCCCTCCCGTTCACATGCTTCCCTTCCATGTCCTCCAGCAGCATGCTCACCTCCCTCACGTCCATCTCCTTTCCTGCCTGCCCCCCGCACGTCACTACAACAGAGCACTGCACGAACTCCGAAGTCAACGAACTATCCCCAGCCATGATCGTCGCGTAGCGGAGCTGTATCTCCCCGGTCAACCAATGCCGCTGAACAGAAACGGGTCTCCGGCTGGAAATATTCACCGCCCTATTTTGGTTTGGGTCGATCACGATCCAGCTTAAGGTCAAGTTCTCCCCTAGATTCTTGAGCCACGAATTTTCTTCTTCGACTTGTCGTATCTGTGTCTGAACCGACTCTTTCATGTCAAGCAGGTCGACCCGGAAAGGCGAGCAGAGAAACCACCCAGTCTCGGACTCGGTCACGGTCTCGTGGACTTTAGACAAAATAAGCTCGTCCTTGTAGTGGATATCGACGGCGGAGAGCAGCACCGACGGGAGAGATGAGTAGTTGGTATTCTTGGGCTGTGAGTGGTGATCGATGACCGGAAATGAGTCCGAGAAAAAAGAACGGTGCCCGGCTGGGAACGACGAGATGGCGCAGCTGACACGAGGATGTTCAGTCGAAGGCCACTCGGCAGAGCAGATGTCACGCCAGAGCTTGTCTTCGTTGGAGAGCTTGTGCAATTGGGACGATGCGCAGGCGGCGGAGGCGAGAGTCGGACCGTCGAGTAGGGTCAGGATGTGGGTCTGGATGATTTCTGGATGTAAAGACGATATCTTCGGGTCACCGCCATGATCGACGGTAGCAAAAGGTGTGCCGTTGGAGGAAGAAGCCATAAGGCTCAAATGTTTCAAAAGGATTTGTTTAGAGAGAGTGTCAAAGGAAGTGGTGTGAATGGAAGCTTTTATAAAGAGAGCGTGTCAAAGTCAAACTAACCATGTAGCAGTCAACAACGGCTTCTAATATTATAAGTACTTAATcaggcttttatttttttatttaaggaaACATCCATTGAACTTCTCTTCTAAACTCTGATTAACTCAGTTCACTGAAATTAGagggaattttaattttttggaaaacgtatttttgcattttcttttt includes:
- the LOC122292452 gene encoding F-box protein At2g27310-like gives rise to the protein MASSSNGTPFATVDHGGDPKISSLHPEIIQTHILTLLDGPTLASAACASSQLHKLSNEDKLWRDICSAEWPSTEHPRVSCAISSFPAGHRSFFSDSFPVIDHHSQPKNTNYSSLPSVLLSAVDIHYKDELILSKVHETVTESETGWFLCSPFRVDLLDMKESVQTQIRQVEEENSWLKNLGENLTLSWIVIDPNQNRAVNISSRRPVSVQRHWLTGEIQLRYATIMAGDSSLTSEFVQCSVVVTCGGQAGKEMDVREVSMLLEDMEGKHVNGRESLVVLKAAMECGTRKKETRKGEGKERFEEYLEMKKERSERKKRREKAMDMACLLAGATIFVTVWSFLLFR